From Pseudonocardia autotrophica, one genomic window encodes:
- a CDS encoding lysine N(6)-hydroxylase/L-ornithine N(5)-oxygenase family protein encodes MGEIGGAGPILDVVGIGFGPGNLALAVAATEHAEPLSVRFLERQARFGWHGGMLIPGARMQVNFVKDLATVRNPSSSFGFLNYLADRGRLIDFLNRQTFFPTRLEYHDYLGWAAARLDDVVDYGTEVTAVRPAGPVLEIEARRAGAVVRYRARAVVIATGLAPHLPDGVTLGDRVWHNRDLVPNVERLVADLGDDARRFVVVGAGQSAAESVEYLHRSFPGAQVHAVFGRWGYSPADDSPFANRVFDPDAVDDFHRSTPELRQRITERHRNTNYSVVDPDLIGELYETHYAERVAGRERLHFHRMSEVVALAANERGADVTVRSGVDGVVSDLRADAVVFATGYRSGDPARFLGGGLTVHRDECGRIPIGRNYRLPVRGTDAPVFVQGATEHTHGLASTLLSNVAVRSGEILDAVLDLRGTAGSGIRPARALAV; translated from the coding sequence TCGGCGGCGCCGGGCCGATCCTCGACGTCGTCGGGATCGGTTTCGGGCCGGGAAACCTCGCACTGGCCGTCGCCGCGACCGAGCACGCCGAGCCGCTCTCGGTCCGCTTCCTCGAACGCCAGGCCCGGTTCGGGTGGCACGGCGGGATGCTGATCCCGGGCGCCCGGATGCAGGTCAACTTCGTGAAGGACCTCGCGACGGTCCGTAACCCGAGCAGCAGCTTCGGGTTCCTCAACTATCTCGCGGACCGGGGGAGGCTGATCGACTTCCTCAACCGGCAGACGTTCTTCCCGACCCGGCTGGAGTACCACGACTACCTCGGCTGGGCGGCGGCCCGGCTCGACGACGTCGTGGACTACGGCACCGAGGTCACCGCGGTCCGCCCCGCCGGGCCGGTACTGGAGATCGAGGCCCGCCGGGCCGGTGCCGTCGTCCGCTACCGCGCCCGCGCGGTGGTGATCGCGACCGGGCTGGCCCCGCACCTGCCCGACGGCGTCACCCTCGGCGACCGGGTCTGGCACAACCGCGACCTGGTCCCGAACGTCGAGCGGCTCGTCGCCGACCTCGGGGACGACGCACGCCGGTTCGTGGTCGTGGGCGCCGGGCAGAGCGCGGCCGAGTCGGTCGAGTACCTGCACCGCAGCTTCCCCGGCGCGCAGGTGCACGCGGTGTTCGGACGCTGGGGCTACAGCCCGGCCGACGACAGCCCCTTCGCCAACCGGGTGTTCGACCCGGACGCGGTGGACGACTTCCACCGCAGCACCCCCGAACTCCGGCAGCGGATCACCGAGCGGCACCGCAACACCAACTACTCGGTGGTCGATCCGGACCTGATCGGCGAGCTGTACGAGACGCACTACGCCGAGCGGGTCGCCGGGCGTGAACGCCTGCACTTCCACCGGATGAGCGAGGTCGTCGCGCTGGCCGCGAACGAGCGCGGCGCCGATGTGACCGTCCGCTCGGGGGTGGACGGCGTGGTCTCGGACCTGCGGGCGGACGCGGTCGTCTTCGCCACCGGATACCGCTCCGGGGACCCGGCCCGGTTCCTCGGGGGCGGGCTCACGGTGCACCGGGACGAGTGCGGCCGGATCCCGATCGGCCGGAACTACCGGCTGCCGGTGCGCGGTACCGATGCCCCGGTGTTCGTCCAGGGTGCGACCGAGCACACCCACGGACTGGCGTCCACGCTGCTGTCGAACGTCGCCGTCCGCAGCGGCGAGATCCTCGATGCGGTGCTCGACCTGCGGGGCACCGCGGGATCCGGCATCCGGCCCGCCCGTGCGCTCGCCGTCTGA
- a CDS encoding SIP domain-containing protein, translating into MTASPGPEWLHAEVTAVFPGGLDGVGPAEDLLDLGIDSVRLMLLVERWQSAGFDVDLVGLAERPTLAGWLELLRAGAPSADPAPGTAGPLTTTVLRIEQLTPRMVRVTLDDRAARFAGARPGAYALLRADGIAEARPVTVHPHPASGEVDVDLVVHDQGPLGRWAGGVRRGAEVLLDGPHGVPELPGGPADWTLLVADHPAQPALAARVAALGAADRAVVVAVVPDAAEEQLLPTAADLTTVFVHTGDVEPVLRAVRAAVPGTGRGRAWLAGERHRVHALGEALAALPALAGRCVAEPYGAVPAVA; encoded by the coding sequence GTGACCGCGTCACCCGGACCGGAATGGCTGCACGCGGAGGTGACGGCGGTGTTCCCCGGCGGGCTCGACGGCGTCGGCCCGGCGGAGGACCTGCTCGACCTGGGCATCGACTCGGTCCGGCTGATGCTGCTCGTCGAGCGCTGGCAGAGCGCCGGGTTCGACGTCGACCTGGTCGGCCTCGCCGAGCGGCCCACCCTCGCCGGGTGGCTGGAGCTGCTCCGCGCCGGGGCGCCCAGCGCGGATCCGGCTCCCGGCACGGCCGGCCCGCTGACCACGACCGTCCTGCGGATCGAGCAGCTCACCCCGCGGATGGTCCGGGTCACCCTGGACGACCGTGCGGCGCGGTTCGCCGGTGCCCGGCCCGGCGCGTACGCGCTGCTGCGCGCCGACGGGATCGCCGAGGCGCGGCCGGTCACCGTGCACCCGCACCCCGCCAGCGGCGAGGTGGACGTCGATCTGGTCGTCCACGACCAGGGTCCGCTCGGCCGCTGGGCGGGCGGTGTCCGCCGTGGTGCCGAGGTCCTCCTCGACGGGCCGCACGGGGTGCCGGAGCTGCCCGGCGGTCCAGCGGACTGGACGCTGCTGGTCGCCGACCATCCGGCGCAGCCGGCGCTCGCGGCCCGGGTGGCCGCCCTGGGGGCGGCGGACCGGGCGGTCGTGGTCGCGGTGGTTCCGGACGCGGCGGAGGAACAGCTGCTGCCGACCGCTGCCGACCTCACGACCGTGTTCGTGCACACCGGCGACGTCGAGCCCGTGCTGCGTGCTGTCCGAGCGGCGGTGCCGGGGACCGGCCGTGGGCGGGCCTGGCTGGCAGGGGAGCGGCACCGGGTGCATGCGCTGGGTGAGGCCCTGGCCGCGCTCCCCGCGCTGGCCGGACGGTGCGTCGCGGAGCCCTACGGGGCGGTCCCGGCCGTGGCGTGA
- a CDS encoding SRPBCC family protein: MKHHRPYALRKRPIERITGSPSVPLAHAELLRDTIDIEAPPDRVWGLISDVRHMSRWSPQVDSVRLRDGVDQIGPGTEFTNLNHEGELRWTTHGTIVRFTPEQEIAFRIEENWTIWSFRITPLPDDRTRLIQRRGTPDGISDYSLDVTERYLGGQQAFTHILRAGMRQTLQRIKAAAEQPDAAV, encoded by the coding sequence GTGAAGCACCATCGGCCTTACGCTCTGCGAAAACGTCCGATCGAACGTATTACTGGGAGCCCCTCAGTGCCCCTCGCCCACGCCGAACTCCTGCGCGACACCATCGACATCGAAGCCCCACCGGACCGGGTCTGGGGGCTGATCAGCGACGTGCGCCACATGTCGAGGTGGAGCCCCCAGGTCGACTCCGTGCGACTGCGCGACGGCGTCGACCAGATCGGACCGGGGACCGAGTTCACGAATCTCAACCACGAGGGCGAGCTGAGATGGACGACCCACGGAACGATCGTCCGGTTCACGCCTGAGCAGGAGATTGCTTTCCGGATCGAGGAGAACTGGACCATCTGGTCGTTTCGGATCACCCCCCTGCCCGACGATCGCACACGCCTGATCCAGCGACGCGGGACACCGGACGGCATCTCGGACTACTCGCTCGACGTCACCGAGAGGTATCTCGGCGGACAGCAGGCCTTCACCCACATCCTCCGGGCCGGAATGCGTCAGACGCTCCAGAGGATCAAGGCCGCCGCCGAACAACCGGACGCCGCCGTCTGA
- a CDS encoding class I SAM-dependent methyltransferase, translating to MPARTAYHGSLGDLFARHAGTSPYNAAVDRPAMIELAGPVAGLTVLDVGCGAGHHAAELGARGARMIGFDGSETLLGHARRRLGDAAELHLHDAEEPLHFLPDGSVDGVLCALVYHHVSRRRELLAELRRVLRPGGWLLVSTSHPAGDWQHFGDSYFSEDWVDLPLGDSGESIHYQRMTLEVFLGELLGAGFALERLVEPRPVDPALERLRRAPSFVAVRMVRP from the coding sequence ATGCCTGCACGGACCGCCTACCACGGCAGCCTCGGCGACCTCTTCGCCCGGCACGCCGGGACCAGCCCCTACAACGCGGCCGTCGACCGGCCGGCGATGATCGAGCTGGCCGGCCCGGTCGCCGGTCTGACCGTGCTGGACGTGGGCTGCGGGGCCGGGCACCACGCGGCCGAGCTCGGGGCACGCGGCGCACGGATGATCGGGTTCGACGGCAGCGAGACGCTGCTCGGACACGCGCGGCGCCGGCTGGGTGATGCCGCGGAGCTCCACCTGCACGACGCCGAGGAACCGCTGCACTTCCTGCCGGACGGCAGTGTCGACGGGGTGCTCTGCGCGCTGGTCTACCACCACGTGTCCCGTCGTCGCGAGCTGCTGGCGGAGCTCCGGCGGGTGCTCCGGCCGGGTGGCTGGCTGCTCGTGTCCACCTCCCACCCGGCGGGCGACTGGCAGCACTTCGGCGACTCGTACTTCTCCGAGGACTGGGTCGATCTCCCACTCGGCGACAGCGGTGAGTCGATCCACTACCAGCGGATGACCTTGGAGGTGTTCCTCGGCGAGCTGCTCGGCGCGGGATTCGCCCTGGAGCGGCTGGTGGAGCCGCGGCCCGTGGATCCGGCACTCGAGCGGCTCCGGCGGGCTCCGTCCTTCGTCGCCGTCCGGATGGTGCGTCCGTGA
- a CDS encoding isochorismatase family protein yields the protein MTTGRSLGRIDPYDPPDPADFPPGRVGWRPDPRRAALLVHDMQRYFLRPFGPGDRPLPGLLTGLAALVRNCRAAGVPVIYTAQPGRQTPQERGLLTDMWGAGIGGVVDTAPELEAIVDEVAPEPGDLQLVKWRYSAFQRTPLRAELTRLGRDQLLITGVYASIGCLATAIEAFMLDVQPFLVGDGVADFSRADHDTAIDWVARRCGVVTSLAEVSAALAPVPAEGR from the coding sequence ATGACCACCGGACGTTCCCTCGGACGGATCGACCCGTACGACCCGCCGGACCCGGCGGACTTCCCCCCGGGCCGGGTCGGCTGGCGGCCCGATCCGCGCCGGGCCGCCCTGCTGGTGCACGACATGCAGCGGTACTTCCTGCGCCCGTTCGGCCCCGGCGACCGGCCGCTGCCCGGCCTGCTGACCGGGCTGGCCGCACTGGTGCGGAACTGCCGCGCCGCGGGTGTCCCGGTGATCTACACCGCGCAGCCGGGCCGGCAGACCCCGCAGGAACGCGGCCTGCTCACCGACATGTGGGGTGCCGGTATCGGTGGGGTCGTCGACACCGCACCGGAGCTGGAGGCGATCGTCGACGAGGTGGCTCCGGAGCCGGGCGACCTGCAGCTGGTCAAGTGGCGCTACAGCGCCTTCCAGCGCACCCCGCTGCGCGCCGAGCTGACCCGGCTCGGACGCGACCAGCTGCTGATCACCGGGGTGTACGCCTCGATCGGCTGCCTGGCCACCGCGATCGAGGCGTTCATGCTCGACGTCCAGCCGTTCCTGGTCGGCGACGGCGTCGCCGACTTCTCCCGGGCCGACCACGACACCGCGATCGACTGGGTGGCCCGCCGGTGCGGCGTGGTGACCTCGCTGGCCGAGGTGTCGGCCGCGCTGGCCCCGGTGCCGGCGGAGGGCCGGTGA
- a CDS encoding aminotransferase-like domain-containing protein has protein sequence MRPAAYKPIVDRLAAAIRTGGLPAGTKLPTHRALAAEHRIALATATRVYAELTTMGLVAGEPGRGTFVRDQHGHDGIEPDRRLPVPRTADLSFNQPPATEQTPQLRHALRELSTSGNLEAVLYQQPPGGRSHERAIVATYLLDRGIDTPPAGVFLTNGAQQGLDAVLSATTRPGDVIATDALTYPGLKILAAARFLEIAPVPLTAHGPDLDALERLCAARPVRAIYTIPTVHNPLGWTLDQATRERLVGIARTQDTLLIEDATYAFLDEYAPPPVQTTAPERTFYISGLSKNVATGLRFGFTVAPDEHARALTRGLRTTTWGISGIVTALATGWIHDGTVTRLEKDRRDDARTRQHIARAALTDLDYTAHPSSYFGWLRLPEGIRADQAAAALAGEGILVSTADAFSTAPHPPHALRLALATPAREDLPDVLERLRATIAAMPW, from the coding sequence ATGCGACCTGCCGCCTACAAGCCGATCGTTGATCGTCTCGCCGCTGCCATCCGCACCGGCGGCCTGCCGGCGGGCACCAAACTGCCCACGCACCGGGCACTCGCCGCCGAGCACCGCATCGCGCTCGCGACCGCAACCCGGGTCTATGCCGAGCTCACCACGATGGGCCTGGTCGCCGGCGAGCCCGGCCGCGGAACGTTCGTCCGCGATCAACACGGCCACGACGGCATCGAGCCCGACCGCCGGTTGCCCGTCCCCCGCACCGCGGATCTCTCCTTCAACCAGCCGCCGGCCACCGAGCAGACTCCCCAGCTGCGCCACGCCCTGCGTGAGCTGTCGACATCGGGCAATCTCGAAGCCGTCCTCTACCAGCAGCCGCCCGGCGGACGCTCCCACGAGCGGGCCATCGTTGCCACGTACCTCCTCGACCGGGGCATCGACACCCCTCCGGCCGGCGTGTTCCTGACCAACGGCGCCCAGCAGGGGCTCGACGCCGTGCTGTCCGCCACGACACGGCCGGGCGACGTCATCGCCACCGATGCCCTCACCTATCCCGGCCTCAAGATCCTCGCCGCCGCGCGCTTCCTCGAGATCGCCCCCGTACCCCTCACCGCACACGGGCCGGACCTCGACGCGCTCGAGCGGCTCTGCGCGGCCCGGCCGGTCCGCGCGATCTACACCATCCCCACCGTCCACAACCCTCTCGGCTGGACGCTCGACCAGGCCACCCGTGAACGCCTCGTCGGCATCGCCCGCACCCAGGACACCCTGCTCATCGAGGACGCCACCTACGCCTTCCTCGACGAGTACGCCCCACCACCGGTGCAGACCACTGCCCCTGAGCGCACCTTCTACATCTCCGGCCTGTCCAAGAACGTCGCCACCGGCCTGCGCTTCGGCTTCACCGTCGCGCCCGACGAACACGCCCGCGCACTGACGCGCGGCCTGCGCACCACCACCTGGGGCATCAGCGGCATCGTCACCGCCCTGGCCACCGGGTGGATTCACGACGGCACCGTCACCCGCCTGGAGAAGGACCGCCGCGACGACGCCAGAACCCGCCAGCACATCGCCCGCGCAGCCTTGACCGACCTCGACTACACCGCCCACCCCTCGTCGTACTTCGGCTGGCTACGCCTGCCCGAAGGCATCCGGGCCGACCAGGCCGCCGCCGCACTCGCGGGCGAAGGCATCCTCGTCTCCACCGCCGACGCCTTCTCCACCGCACCCCATCCGCCCCACGCCCTCAGACTCGCGCTCGCCACCCCGGCCCGAGAGGACCTTCCCGACGTCCTGGAACGCCTGCGCGCCACCATCGCCGCCATGCCGTGGTGA
- a CDS encoding TetR/AcrR family transcriptional regulator: MTSDSNADGRRARGDLTRRTAARKAAEMATTHGLDSISVGSLARSTGLSKSGILTVFGTREAIQVAAVAEARAIYLDAVVTPAWGHESGRPRLRALLDCWVAYLRAEIFPGGCFIVASTAEYGRREGAVADAVRALKREWLDLLESSLREAGVGDPAGDAFRIDAYLCAANVHRELFGSEKELDRARELALELIG; the protein is encoded by the coding sequence ATGACGTCGGATTCGAACGCCGATGGGCGCCGGGCGCGTGGTGACCTCACGCGGCGTACCGCTGCTCGGAAGGCAGCGGAGATGGCCACCACCCATGGGCTCGACTCGATCAGCGTCGGGTCGCTCGCACGGTCCACCGGGCTCAGCAAGAGCGGCATTCTCACGGTGTTCGGCACCCGGGAGGCGATTCAGGTCGCAGCGGTCGCCGAGGCGCGGGCGATCTATCTGGATGCTGTCGTGACTCCGGCGTGGGGGCATGAGTCCGGCAGGCCGCGGCTGCGGGCCTTGCTGGACTGCTGGGTCGCCTACCTGCGGGCAGAGATCTTTCCCGGCGGTTGTTTCATCGTGGCGAGCACGGCCGAGTACGGGCGCCGTGAGGGTGCCGTGGCCGACGCGGTGCGTGCGCTGAAACGTGAGTGGCTCGATCTGCTGGAGTCCTCGCTGCGCGAGGCAGGGGTCGGCGACCCGGCCGGGGACGCGTTCCGCATCGACGCCTACCTGTGTGCGGCGAACGTCCACCGAGAACTGTTCGGCAGCGAGAAGGAACTCGACCGAGCGCGCGAACTGGCGCTGGAACTCATCGGGTAG
- a CDS encoding isochorismate synthase: MTDQRSVPAATAERPAAEPAPSPLPGYRHGDYFFSSPYRSLLARGTAVASDHAGPVARWSDAASSLLTVARARGIADPVVVGALGFDPATPARLLVPQQVVRGRPPRWLPGVPPPLPGRWRVAHTPPVEEYLAGVEAAVRAIGAGELEKVVLSRALDLTGDGPVPIGSLLRRLADRNACGHVFAADVSDPGEPGTRMLVGASPELLVSRRGSAVVSNPLAGSAPRHPDPVTDRARAAALVASEKDRREHRAVVDDLAARLAPLCADLVVPPEPVLVRTPSMWHLSTRVTGTVRDPETGSLDIAQALHPTPAVGGVPLATATGLIATAEGYDRRYYTGVVGWTDEHGDGEWAIVLRCAEVRGAALRLYAGGGIVAGSEPAAELAETRAKFRTFLAAVGLDAEP, translated from the coding sequence GTGACCGACCAGCGTTCCGTGCCCGCCGCGACCGCGGAGCGGCCGGCGGCCGAGCCGGCGCCGTCGCCACTGCCCGGCTACCGGCACGGGGACTACTTCTTCTCCTCGCCCTACCGGAGCCTGCTGGCCCGCGGCACCGCCGTCGCATCCGACCACGCCGGGCCCGTCGCCCGCTGGTCGGACGCCGCGTCGTCGCTGCTCACGGTGGCCCGCGCCCGCGGGATCGCCGATCCGGTCGTCGTCGGTGCACTCGGCTTCGATCCGGCCACCCCGGCGCGGTTGCTGGTGCCGCAGCAGGTGGTCCGGGGGCGTCCGCCGCGGTGGTTGCCCGGGGTCCCGCCGCCACTGCCCGGACGCTGGCGGGTGGCCCACACCCCGCCGGTCGAGGAGTACCTGGCCGGCGTCGAGGCCGCCGTCCGCGCGATCGGTGCCGGTGAACTGGAGAAGGTCGTGCTGTCCCGGGCGCTCGACCTGACCGGCGACGGGCCGGTCCCGATCGGGTCGCTGCTGCGCCGGCTGGCCGACCGCAACGCCTGCGGGCACGTGTTCGCCGCGGACGTCTCCGATCCCGGCGAGCCCGGGACCAGGATGCTGGTGGGCGCCAGCCCGGAGCTGCTGGTGTCCCGGCGGGGGAGCGCGGTGGTCTCCAATCCGCTCGCCGGTTCCGCCCCGCGGCATCCGGACCCGGTCACCGACCGTGCGCGGGCCGCCGCGCTCGTCGCGTCGGAGAAGGACCGCCGGGAGCACCGGGCCGTCGTCGATGATCTCGCTGCCCGGCTGGCCCCGCTCTGCGCGGACCTCGTGGTGCCGCCGGAGCCGGTGCTGGTGCGGACGCCGTCGATGTGGCACCTCTCGACCCGGGTCACCGGGACGGTGCGGGACCCGGAGACCGGGTCACTCGACATCGCGCAGGCGCTGCATCCCACACCGGCCGTCGGCGGGGTGCCGCTCGCCACCGCGACCGGGCTGATCGCGACGGCGGAGGGCTACGACCGCCGCTACTACACCGGTGTCGTCGGGTGGACCGACGAGCACGGCGACGGGGAGTGGGCGATCGTCCTGCGCTGCGCCGAGGTCCGGGGCGCGGCACTGCGCCTCTATGCGGGCGGCGGCATCGTCGCCGGCTCCGAGCCGGCCGCGGAGCTGGCCGAGACGCGGGCGAAGTTCCGGACGTTCCTCGCCGCCGTCGGACTGGACGCCGAGCCGTGA
- a CDS encoding PaaI family thioesterase: protein MSETVHDLPVIDYLRKQIAGELSPADRTHMRYPTAISQLLGFRIVEIAPGRAVVEFDADASVHGNQQGTVHGGMLVELADAAIGTARSTLAGPAESFTSIDLRATFLRPVWDERLRATAYATHAGRTVSHYLCEITRGDGKPVATVASAVMTLRGDKAEGR, encoded by the coding sequence GTGTCCGAGACCGTCCACGACCTGCCGGTGATCGATTACCTGCGCAAGCAGATCGCGGGGGAACTCTCGCCTGCGGACCGGACGCACATGCGGTACCCGACGGCGATCTCGCAGCTGCTGGGATTCCGGATCGTCGAGATCGCCCCGGGGCGGGCGGTGGTGGAGTTCGACGCCGATGCCTCGGTGCACGGCAACCAACAGGGGACGGTCCACGGTGGGATGCTGGTCGAACTGGCCGATGCCGCGATCGGCACCGCCCGGTCCACCCTGGCCGGGCCGGCCGAGTCGTTCACGAGCATCGACCTGAGGGCAACGTTCCTTCGCCCGGTCTGGGACGAGCGGCTGAGGGCGACGGCGTACGCCACCCATGCCGGCCGGACCGTCAGCCACTATCTGTGTGAGATCACGCGCGGCGACGGCAAGCCCGTCGCGACCGTGGCGAGCGCTGTCATGACCCTGCGTGGTGACAAGGCGGAGGGGCGATGA